Proteins from a single region of Argiope bruennichi chromosome 6, qqArgBrue1.1, whole genome shotgun sequence:
- the LOC129971810 gene encoding piggyBac transposable element-derived protein 4-like, with protein MEHLLSETAARASKARCERSHSYFSEVSTDEESLNEEDEEIVDEVLISDHLSNSEEELDSDSEVYACESTDDYVGKDGKTIWHKKEPRKNVRTPAHNIISKLPGNIGETKNVSSPINSWTFLIDESMISIIVECTNIFIRSIACKFGRERDAHPTKISEIKAFIGLLYFGGLHKSSHVNVKDLWATDGTGIDIFHRTMSYKRFLFLMRCVRFDDIRDRSSRREVDKLAPIRNIFEMFVANCQKVQTLGEYVTIDEKLEPFRGRCSFRQYMPNKPAKYGIKFFALVDARTFYTWNLEIYAGTQPAGPYNVENGPDKIVKRLLEPIFNSGSNLTVDNWYTSYDLAKDLLKKKITLVGTVRKNKRELPKEFISGKKREQYSTLFGFQKNLTLVSYVPKKNKCVVLLSSMHNGGTIDASTGEAKKPEIITFYNLTKGAVDVVDEMSATYSTARISKRWPMVIFFSMLNIATVNSRIVLLSSNTPPVQYKKRNK; from the exons ATGGAACACCTGCTGTCAGAAACAGCTGCGCGGGCCTCGAAAGCCCGATGCGAGCGTTCGCATAGCTATTTTT cgGAAGTTTCAACAGATGAAGAATCTCTTAATGAGGAAGATGAAGAAATTGTTGATGAAGTATTAATTAGTGATCATTTATCGAATTCAGAAGAGGAGCTAGATTCAGATAGTGAAGTGTACGCTTGTGAATCCACCGATGATTACGTTGGGAAAGACGGTAAAACGATATGGCATAAAAAGGAGCCAAGGAAAAATGTGAGAACTCCTGCTcacaatatcatttcaaaactgcCTGGAAATATTGGCGAAACAAAAAATGTATCCTCGCCAATAAATTCTTGGACATTTCTGATTGATGAAAGTATGATATCAATTATTGTCGAGTGcacgaatatttttattcgatCAATTGCATGTAAATTTGGAAGAGAAAGAGACGCTCATCctacaaaaatttctgaaataaaggcaTTTATAGGACTTCTCTATTTTGGTGGACTGCACAAATCTTCCCATGTAAATGTAAAGGACCTCTGGGCTACTGATGGAACAGGAATTGACATATTCCACCGTACTATGTCATATAAacgttttttatttctgatgaggTGTGTCAGATTTGATGATATAAGAGATCGTTCTTCTAGAAGAGAAGTGGATAAACTTGCTcccatcagaaatatttttgaaatgttcgtcGCAAATTGTCAAAAAGTTCAAACTCTTGGAGAATATGTGACAATCGACGAAAAATTAGAACCGTTCAGAGGAAGGTGTTCATTTCGACAGTACATGCCAAATAAACCAGCCAAGtacggaataaaattttttgcctTGGTAGATGCGAGAACATTTTATACATGGAACCTAGAGATTTATGCAGGAACTCAACCAGCAGGACCATATAACGTTGAAAATGGCCCAGACAAAATTGTAAAGAGATTACTAGAACCTATTTTCAATTCAGGAAGCAACCTAACTGTTGACAATTGGTACACTAGCTATGATTTAGCAAAAGAcctcttgaagaaaaaaattacacttgtgGGAACAGTCCGAAAAAATAAAAGGGAGCTTCCAAAGGAATTCATTTCTGGAAAAAAACGAGaacaatattcaacattatttggattccaaaaaaatttgacacTGGTTTCTTACGTACCGAAAAAAAACAAATGTGTTGTTCTTTTATCCTCAATGCATAATGGTGGTACAATTGACGCTTCTACAGGAGAAGCAAAGAAACCAgagattataacattttataacctTACAAAGGGCGCAGTTGATGTAGTGGATGAAATGTCAGCTACATATTCTACTGCGAGGATAAGTAAAAGATGGCCTATGGTCATATTTTTCAGCATGCTGAATATTGCTACTGTAAATTCTCGTATCGTATTACTGTCGTCAAATACGCCACCCGTTcagtataagaaaagaaataaataa
- the LOC129972704 gene encoding XK-related protein 4-like: MPVTKNKPRGDDSATDSPDDSDLDGRNPKLGRNSGPILKKIKIKGYDTTDALPKNLNFSLLDILGIIISICSFFLDVAFDVLVAVVHYNNGNEWWFALTVCFIAVPSLSMTGFSLRWYLVDADEKRLPPVSTTRWILRIVFLVLQMGPLLRYIDSLYFGLKSNRSRSKVQDQVDFYKQMIYEDADATLLRLFECFMEAAPQLVLQLYIYAIAQADSPDFYTWTEVIQLISMFSSLLSMAWALASYQRALRYSLEEKKNMTLCGSIVQVIWRFFDIASRVLALGLFASIFPNYFFIVCAVRYGVMFVWIRFMDTEFCDNKCGEFFYNVVLGIIFIFCYFNPKDSPTRRRFTFYYTVTFLENSALMCAWFIYCPAHVAYKYPAMFMQFLSFVLGLVIMIIYYLLLHPTKNISVWDHWIKTKPTAIQMCGGITNTVNGAPPNEVQEHKL; the protein is encoded by the exons ATGCCGGTAACAAAAAACAAGCCTCGAGGTGATGATTCTGCAACTGACTCTCCAGACGACTCTGACTTGGATGGACGAAATCCAAAACTGGGCCGAAATTCAGgtcccattttaaagaaaatcaaaatcaaaggTTACGACACCACAGATGCCttaccaaaaaatttaaacttttcattgtTGGATATCTTGGGCATTATTATCTCAATATGCAGCTTCTTTTTGGATGTAGCGTTTGATGTACTCGTTGCTGTTGTACATTATAATAATGGGAACGAATGGTGGTTTGCTCTAACGGTGTGTTTTATTGCTGTGCCTTCTCTATCGATGACAGGTTTTAGTCTTCGATGGTACCTTGTAGATGCAGATGAAAAGAGGTTACCTCCAGTTTCTACAACACGATGgattttaagaattgttttcttGGTGCTACAAATGGGTCCCCTATTAAG GTATATAGATTCTCTTTACTTTGGATTAAAAAGTAACCGCAGCAGATCAAAAGTTCAAGATCAAGTAGATTTTTATAAGCAAATGATATATGAAGATGCAGATGCCACTCTGCTGCGTCTTTTCGAGTGTTTTATGGAAGCTGCACCTCAACTTGTTCTTCAGTTGTATATATATGCTATAGCCCAAGCTGATTCACCTGATTTTTATACCTGGacag AGGTGATTCAACTGATATCAATGTTTTCATCTCTTCTGTCCATGGCTTGGGCTTTGGCTTCTTATCAACGTGCCTTACGTTATTCACTGGAAGAAAAGAAGAACATGACTTTATGTGGATCCATTGTCCAGGTCATATGGAGATTTTTTGACATTGCATCTCGAGTGCTTGCTCTTGGTCTTTTTGCATCAATTTTcccaaattacttttttattgtttgtgcCGTCCGCTATGGAGTTATGTTTGTTTGGATACGTTTCATGGACACAGAATTCTGTGATAATAA ATGtggagaatttttttacaatgttgtGCTTgggataatttttatattttgctacttCAATCCCAAAGATAGTCCAACTCGCCGCAGATTCACATTTTACTATACAGTGACCTTCTTAGAAAACTCTGCCTTAATGTGTGCCTGGTTTATTTACTGTCCAGCCCATGTTGCTTACAAATATCCTGCCatgtttatgcaatttttaagttTTGTCTTAGGTTTAGTTATTATG ATTATATATTATCTTCTCTTGCATCCTACCAAAAATATATCTGTGTGGGACCATTGGATAAAAACTAAACCAACTGCTATCCAAATGTGTGGTGGAATTACAAACACAGTGAATGGGGCACCGCCAAATGAGGTTCAAGAACATAAACTTTAA